ACACTCCTGTTGGATGTCTTTTAAATCGATCTCAAACCCATCTGATTATCCACTCATGCAATTAACAAGTATAAAGCAGCTTCTTTTTCTGCTGGAGGCTGCAAACCAATGGCTCATGAATCACATATAGCTTGaaatatagtattgaagttatccttcaaaatgtttaccctcatcaatgctgctaaaacctttatcttgatgttttcctacatttgACATCTATTGTACTAGGTTTAGGGGCTACGTATTATTACCCTGTTTAAAGggttttaatagtttttccttactcttgcagactgttaaggacagaggatgtctcaccatgttaaagccctatgagacaaattgtgatttgtgaatatgggctatacgaataaaatatgattgattgattgattgatggcgGAGGAGCAGCGAACGCAAACCTCAGAAGAATCGCGAAAAACGAGTGAAGACCCCAAACTACGAGGagagaaaacaatttaaaactgTGAAATGCTAATGCGGGCTAGCCAGTGTTAGCACAGCTAGCAACAAAGAGCTCTCCCAGGCGACAAACGAGGCTGTTTGGAGCATGTAGCATCGCGCAGGTTAGCTAGCGGGGTTAGCACCACGTCACCCGCTGCGTAGTGAAGGGTTCGATTCCCGCCCGGGTTCGTGAACCCGCAGCTTCGTGTCGCAGTGATGCGTTTTCTACCTTTGTCGTTGTCTCAGGTGCCGACATGTTTCCCGACGAGCGGTCACGACGTAAATAACGTGCCAGCGTCATGGTAcaaagccccgccccctcccctGCACACAccataggcacacacacactctcccctTCCATCAGTTCCTTTACTTCCGGGTTTCACAAAGAGGCCAACACAAAAAGTAAACACACGGCGAGGAGGGACAAGCTAGTGGCGACAGGGATGAGACAACAGGAAGCAGCTTGACGACTGTCCCCGTCCCccggagacacagagacagactcgTCCCCCTTTTGGAAGACATCTAACGACAACACAGGGAGGACACGGTGGGTCAGTTAGGTCAGTAACTAGCTAACTAGTTAGTGACGTTGTTAGCTTCTGACCAGTGGGCTCGCTAGGCCACAAGGAGAAGAGTCGTCTGTGTGACGATGGATTATTATCTTCTTACATTCATCCCTATCTGCTAAAGAGCATCGTGttagtttgtttattattattattgttattattattgttattattattatgggcGCCACTTGTGTTGAAACACGTTTGTTGTTAGCAGACGTATGCtaacttttaaaaaaacgtGGTACAGTGAGGCTACACTGTTATTATCCTTACACTTAGTATGACTTAGTTATGCATATTTTTGATTCTTGCTGCTGTAGTATTTCAAATCCTAAGAAAGGTTTATCTTACTTTATTGTGCATACCATCTAATATCTGGATTACAATTTTTAAGACTTCATATGTGTCTACTCTTACTCTCATAGTTGCAAAAGCTTGTTCTTGTGGTTTTGTGATTCGCCAAATGGTTTCTGATTCGTTGATATCATTTCACTCTTTTAACGAGCGTGTTATCACTCAcaaattttaacttttattcCAATTGGCCAACAAcctctttcttttttgaaaCTTTTCTTTCCAGGCCTTTGATAAACAATAGACagagttggtgtttgtgtgttgttgttgctaaACTGGTGATGTTTTCTGAACCCAGAATAATGTCTTGTTCTACAGCTCATTATTGAAAGTCTAgattatatagatataaatcAGAATGATTGATTACCCAAATTGTTTCTGATTAGTTTATATCCTTTCTCTCTTGTTACGAGGCTAACAGATTCAAATTGGCAAACCCCTGGTTCCTGTTTCCACAGTTTGTCCTCATTCTGCTAGGCACTTGTTGGATCTTGATTGTGACTGTTTGTGGTTTTTCAAGTTGCAAAACCGGATGAGATCTTCAGATTGAGCAACTGCCTAGTatagagaaaacaaaatatatgaaaaacatCCAACACATACTTTGAAACACCTCTATAAACTAACTATCACAAATTATTTATACCttataattatgttatttgCACTGTTTCATATCAACTGTGTTAGCCCAAAGTGAACCTGGTGCAGAGCTGCTTTGGATTTGGTTCAAAGTTTTTAGGAGCCTGTTTATTATTCCAGTCATTACTAGACTGTTTATGTTTCTGTCCGGGAATCAGTTGTTtggctttaaaaacacaaataactgATTTGAGTTGAGGCACTGGCTCCGAACCAGCCCTGGAACTGCCTTGATGTAAAAAGGGTTCTGCTTCAGTGCAATCTTGAGTTCATGTGAGGCCAGACAGAAGGCAGACAGGAACTAACTTCAATCAGATtactgtgtttgcttttaatctTATACTTTTTGACACAAATCCCCATTTCTCCCCAGGTAAGATGGAGACGCTTTGCTTCCGGTTGCCGGGTCACGGGGACAAGACCCTGAAGCACATGAACTCCCTGAGGTTCCGCCAGCAATTCTGTGACATCACCATTGTGGCCAGCAACAACCAGACCTTCAAAGGACACAAGGTGGTGCTTGCTGCCTGCTCGCCTTTCCTGAGGGACCAGTTCCTCCTCAACCCGTCCCCGAGGCTTCAGGTCAGCAGATGTGTCAAGCACTTACTGTCAATGCTGTCATAATTGTGTCTCTCTTCAACATTTCAGGCgcttatgtgtttgtgttttgttttttttctccaggtgTCGATGCTGTATAGCGCTCGGGTTGTGTGTGATCTGCTCCAGTCCTGCTACACTGGCACACTGCAGTTCAACCCAGAGGAGATCGTGAACTACCTGACGGCTGCCAGCTATCTGCAGATGGAGCATATTGTGGAGCACTGCCGAGGGGCTCTGAAGAAGTACATCCAGTTAAAGAACCCCAGTCCACCAAGGGTCAGTAACCCAGAACAGGATCTACAGTAGTTGTACAGTGCCgggaaataaatgtgtttgctcAAGTTGTACATAAGCAGTTCATCACCAATCTTTAAAGAATTTGTGTATTTACACTCTCATAGCTTTAAGTGATGCATCTATGCTGTTGTTGGCTTGGAGAAGTCTTGACATGATTTCCCATTCCATCCTCTAGGCGACTGCAGAGGAGAGTCTGTCTCAACCAGTGATCGTCAGTGGCAGCATTTATACTATGTcatccccccccaccagccGTCCCTCCCCCGTGGACCCACACAGTCCAGCAGGACGGTCGATGGAGGACAACAGCGGTGACAGGTCCGCTCAGGGCAGCAGTCAACACCGCGAAGACAGCCCTGTTCTGGATGACCCGTGTATTAAggtgtgtgagaaagaaaacCAGAATTTGGTCGGTTCTTTATCTCATTATTCAGAGAAGTGAATATTTAGTTCTCAGTTCTGTGTTATGttactttaagaagcttctggcCGGTGTCCTGTCCGAGCACCTCTAGAATCCCCAGTTGCTTGTGCATCAAAAAATTGggttaatcatttttttaagcTATTAACCTTTGGAAGTAATGTATCTTTAAAAAAGTGCAAAGATTTGCTGTTTTAACATATTGTTGTCGGTCTGACACAACAAGTTACTAGGAGATGTCGCCTTGTGCTCTGTTTTTAGATGTTTAACAGTCTTGACTCTTCAACTCTGTTCCAGGTTAATGGatcagacgaggaggaggaggccagacCCGGGGACTTTGATATGTTCAGAGTGTATATCTCCGAAGAGGAGCAGATGAAcagaaacagggaggaggagacgggagcTCCCTCCGATGGAACTCAAGATGCTTGTTTCCCAGAGACAGATGGTGGCGTGATCGGAGGAGAAGGCAGTGAATACGAATTGGATCATACCAAAGTGGATCTCAGCACTGGGGGCCTTTCGATGGAGGGTCTCCGTGCTTTCAGACGCAGACTGGCCGACCCTAAAAATGGACGAGGCAGAGGGGGTGGCAGAGGGAGGGGTTTAAAGAGGAGAAAGTGGGCGTCGTCTCAAGAGAAAAGACCTCTGGGCATGGCTCACCAACAGGATCTGTGGTACCTGGCCACGGCTGGACTCGAAGGGGGCATGGGGCTGGACTACAACCAGGAAGGGCTGAAGACAGGAGGTTACTTACCAGTCGACCTCCCACAGTTAGACTTCAGTGTGGGCGACACTCAGGGAGAAAAGGTTTCACCACTGGCCGGCAGCAGTTTGAACCAGTATTCTCTGGAGGAGTCGAGCAGTGGCGCCGGTGAGGGGAGTTCAGGGCTGACGAATGAAGGAGGGGACGAGTCCGTGGCAGTTGTGGGGTCCACGTCCAGCGTGTCAGGGCCTGTGATCTGTGAGCACTGCGGCATGACCTTCCCCTCCGCTCACTCCCTTGCCGTCCACTCCCGCTCCACGCACCTGCTGTACGTCTGCCCCTGCTGCGGCAAACACTTCCACCACTCGGCCAACTTCACCCGGCACATGGCCGTGCACCGGGGCGCCGGCAAAACCCACCAGTGCCCCCTGTGTTACAAGACTTTCACTCAGAAATCCACACTCATAGATCACATGAACCTCCACAGTGGCGAGCGCCCACACCACTGCGCCTACTGCCACGCCCGCTTCGCTCACAAGCCCGCTCTGCGGCGCCACCTGAAGGAGCAACACGGAAAAACCACCGGGCAGAACTCCCTGTATGAGCAGGAGGAGatcgagagggagagaggtgcgGCTGGGAGAATACGGGAGGAGGAACAAGAATGTCTGGTGACTGAACAGGCGTCATAGGCCAAATTTTTTAAACACAGTAAATTGTCTCAACTAAGGTGCTGTCCAGTGGAGAAATCACTGACTCTGAGGCCTTTTAAAATCACAGACTGTGACAATGAAAGAACCTATTACATGAAATGTTTAAGGTGATAGACGTGGGTTTACACCGAGCCAAAGCAGAGCAGGATCATTATTGTAGGAAAAGTACAGGTGGTATGAGAGTAGTAGCGGCTCTGAGTCAACATGAACTGTAAAATGAGCCTGAAACTGAAAAGAGAAATGGAATCCAGCTGCTCTCAGTTTCATTAAACTGCGTTTCCTTCTGTGACATTTCATAGTGTGCCCACTCATTTTAATCTTTGTAAGAATAGATAAATTCAGAATATGATCTTAAACTTGAATCTCAGTTGAACATTAGTGTTTGTGAACAACAGTGTTTGTGGGCACTGATGTATCTACACTGTTAGAGGAGTGTAGATACATTAATTCACATATCTCTTCTTCGTTAGATGTTGATATTACTCACATGTATAATTTCCTGGCATGGCCCAGTGCACATGAAAGCAGCTACACAGCCACAGTCCTCCCACACGTGTTTCCACTTAAAGATGCCTGATTAGACATCTTATCAAAACTGTGACTGTGGTCGACAGACTTTGTCGTTTGTGCctgaggggggggcaggacgGTTAACACCATCGTTATTTCTACAATGTCAAACAGTATCTCATGTGCTTTTCTTAGATGATGTTGGAAAAAAATACAGTCATGAACCGTCTGATGGTTTCATTTGGAGTATATTTTATATGCTCGTAGGTTCTATGGATTTTAGTCTGGTAAGCACAGGACCATATAGCTGTCAGTTAAAGCCATATACACGTACCTGCTCCCCCCCATGGCAGTTTACACTTTCATATCCACATGTCAAAAGGAACAGACCAGTCTAATTTTCTGtggttatttgatttttttagtAGTGACCCCGACAACTTAAAAAGCTAAATGTTTCCTTTGGGACATAACTTGTTAGAAGGTTAATGTCTCATGTTGTGCCTGTTTCCatcaaaaacaatgaaaatgctgtgattgttttttgttttcttagcAACTGTTGACAGCCACAAGATCTGTATACAGTCAATCAGACTGAGCCCAACTCTTGTTTTAAACTTgccttaaaaaaagaaaatcactggGACGAACTGtgcgttttttattttttattgtgtatttacacATAACCTGTATTTATCTGCAGCTCCTTCCTACAATTAACACTGTACTCTACCATGCTGCCTATGGTTATTGTAATTTACAGTAGCCGTAAATATCTGGACGCTTGTTTGTGCATTAGAGGTTTTGAAAACAATGTATTAGGAATTGATGTTGGATATATTTCCCactttgactgttttttttgaTAATGAATGGAATTCTCATTTCGGTATCGGTGTATGGATACTATTTATTTTGCTCCATATCAATATCTTGGGTTTTAAGACCAAAGCTGTCACAAACCGCATTACATACAAATCATGTGAAATACACTTTTATTCTCCAACAGGCTACAGGCGATTTGTATTTTCCCGACAACTAGCACCATAAACAACTCAGAAACAGTTTGTTAAAAGAAACTTgccaaaatacaaaaacaaatcttttctcttcttcatcagAGGAAATCCTCACTGTACACGACTTGGTTCCTCTTGTCCCTGTAGGAGCCCTTTGTGCTGTTCTGCACAGCTGTGAAAGGAGAGAGCAGTGGTGAAGTTAGTTCAGGCTGTGCAGTCTGATCGATgtccaaacaaacaataacagtgTGGCTCTTACCCAGCGAAGCCCACACGGATTTGCCGGTGGCAGCGTCCAGCATGGGCTGCTTCCTGGCGATGCTGACTTTGATGTGAACGTCTCCAACCGTGCTTCCGTTCAACTGTGAGATGAAAACAGGGAGGTTGATTTCATATACAGTCGAGATGAGCTGAGCTTCCTCAAAACTACAGTAAAACTAaatcaatattattataaatggACTTCATGAATGCTTATAAATTCAATGGAAAAAATGACTTGGGCATGAAAGTTCATTCTAAACTGGgactattaaaaaaatatttttggtgtaaaatatacatttaataatattaatgtgaatGTAAATTTAGTGTCCTTGGGTATTTAATGTATAATTACTAATTACTCACTTTAATTTTAACATAATATATaacttaaaatatataatgtacatataataaaataaaaactaaatcataAATTCTACTGTTTGGTGCGTAAAAGTATCACAGAAACTAATATGATATACATTAATGACTGAATTCAGAccatatgaaaaaaaatgagGTGTTGCATATTCTCTGAACAAAACCAGCAAAAAGCACTGATATAAATTAAACTAAGAAA
This is a stretch of genomic DNA from Limanda limanda chromosome 19, fLimLim1.1, whole genome shotgun sequence. It encodes these proteins:
- the LOC133025996 gene encoding zinc finger and BTB domain-containing protein 12-like; amino-acid sequence: METLCFRLPGHGDKTLKHMNSLRFRQQFCDITIVASNNQTFKGHKVVLAACSPFLRDQFLLNPSPRLQVSMLYSARVVCDLLQSCYTGTLQFNPEEIVNYLTAASYLQMEHIVEHCRGALKKYIQLKNPSPPRATAEESLSQPVIVSGSIYTMSSPPTSRPSPVDPHSPAGRSMEDNSGDRSAQGSSQHREDSPVLDDPCIKVNGSDEEEEARPGDFDMFRVYISEEEQMNRNREEETGAPSDGTQDACFPETDGGVIGGEGSEYELDHTKVDLSTGGLSMEGLRAFRRRLADPKNGRGRGGGRGRGLKRRKWASSQEKRPLGMAHQQDLWYLATAGLEGGMGLDYNQEGLKTGGYLPVDLPQLDFSVGDTQGEKVSPLAGSSLNQYSLEESSSGAGEGSSGLTNEGGDESVAVVGSTSSVSGPVICEHCGMTFPSAHSLAVHSRSTHLLYVCPCCGKHFHHSANFTRHMAVHRGAGKTHQCPLCYKTFTQKSTLIDHMNLHSGERPHHCAYCHARFAHKPALRRHLKEQHGKTTGQNSLYEQEEIERERGAAGRIREEEQECLVTEQAS